A genome region from Methanococcoides burtonii DSM 6242 includes the following:
- a CDS encoding restriction endonuclease subunit S produces MSSNVPQLRFPEFEEEWEEKKLGEVFIEVNEKVGQRNLETYSITAGQGFVSQKEKFGRDISGQQNAKYTALQVNQFAYNKGNSKKYKYGCVYLNTTDKQIAVPNVFISFKLIDNEMSSVFYAKLFENHYLDKGLRQIISSSARMDGLLNVNKKYFFQLKIIVPTTPEQHKIAIFLTSVDEKLQALKKKKELLEQYKKGAMQKLFSQELRFKQDDGSAFPDWEEKKLGDIFDIKAGGDIDKSKVSDIKTGLYRYPIYSNSEKEKGLFGYSNSYSISEKCLTVTGRGRLGIAHARFENFYPIVRLLVLIPKIPANVVFYENIINQLNFAIESTGVPQLTSPQISSYKVHYPSFTEQEKIADFLSSIDGSIENVGKQIEASQEWKKGLLQKMFV; encoded by the coding sequence ATGAGCAGCAATGTACCACAGTTAAGATTTCCTGAATTTGAGGAAGAGTGGGAAGAGAAGAAGTTGGGAGAAGTTTTCATCGAAGTTAATGAAAAAGTAGGCCAACGTAATTTGGAGACATACAGTATAACCGCAGGACAAGGTTTTGTATCTCAAAAAGAAAAATTTGGGAGAGATATATCGGGACAACAAAATGCAAAATATACAGCTCTTCAGGTAAACCAGTTTGCATACAACAAAGGCAATTCTAAAAAATACAAGTATGGCTGTGTTTACTTAAATACAACTGACAAGCAAATAGCAGTCCCTAATGTTTTTATAAGCTTTAAGTTAATTGACAACGAAATGAGTTCTGTCTTTTATGCAAAACTATTTGAAAACCATTATCTTGATAAAGGATTGCGTCAAATTATTTCCAGTTCAGCGAGAATGGATGGGCTTCTGAATGTCAATAAGAAATATTTTTTCCAACTAAAAATAATAGTACCCACAACCCCAGAACAACATAAAATCGCCATCTTCTTAACTTCAGTAGATGAAAAACTACAAGCTCTAAAAAAGAAAAAAGAACTTTTAGAGCAATACAAAAAAGGGGCGATGCAGAAGTTATTCTCTCAAGAATTGAGGTTTAAGCAGGATGATGGCAGTGCGTTTCCTGATTGGGAAGAGAAGAAGTTGGGGGATATATTTGATATAAAAGCAGGTGGTGATATTGATAAATCAAAGGTCTCGGATATAAAAACAGGACTTTATCGATATCCCATTTACTCAAATTCAGAAAAAGAAAAAGGACTTTTTGGTTATTCCAATTCATATTCAATATCTGAGAAATGTTTAACAGTTACTGGCAGGGGTCGTTTAGGAATTGCTCATGCAAGGTTTGAAAATTTTTATCCAATAGTCAGATTGTTAGTTTTAATACCAAAAATTCCAGCAAATGTAGTGTTCTACGAAAATATTATTAATCAATTGAATTTTGCAATTGAGAGTACAGGTGTTCCTCAATTAACAAGTCCACAAATTTCAAGTTATAAAGTACATTACCCTTCTTTCACCGAACAAGAAAAAATCGCAGATTTCTTATCTTCCATTGATGGATCAATAGAAAATGTTGGGAAACAGATTGAGGCATCGCAGGAGTGGAAGAAGGGCTTGCTGCAGAAAATGTTCGTCTGA
- a CDS encoding type I restriction-modification system subunit M, translated as MSIDHKKQLEQQLWNIANELRGKMNADEFRDYILGFIFYKYLSNKIEIYADEILKPDGIAFKDIKEDTELGKEFIEAISEASVEKLGYFLKPSELFSEVARRGSSSYSASSGSSNYSNSSLSVEPFVTGQNAMAVAESSYGDEFILEDLQGILNNIQSSTMGTESEDDFENLFEDMDLNSSKLGKTPAARNALISKVLSHLDKIDFQLEHTELDVLGDAYEYLIGQFASGAGKKAGEFYTPQQVSTILAKLVTTGKKRLRSVYDPTCGSGSLLLRVAREVEDVSAFYGQELNRTTYNLARMNMILHNVHYRKFDIKQEDTLEYPQHLGMQFEAIVANPPFSAQWSANPLFSSDERFSQYGKLAPKSKADYAFVQHMIHHLAENGSMAIVLPHGVLFRGAAEGHIRQFLIEEKNYLDAVIGLPANVFYGTSIPTCVLVFKKCRENPDDILFIDASQDYEKVKTQNQLRPCDIDKIVDTYRNRKEIEKYSHVASLDEIKENDYNLNIPRYVDTFEEEEPIDIDAVAASLLELDEKMSKIDENIAGFCEELGISKPF; from the coding sequence ATGAGTATAGATCACAAAAAACAACTTGAGCAGCAACTCTGGAATATCGCTAATGAGTTGCGTGGAAAAATGAATGCGGATGAGTTTCGTGATTATATTCTGGGTTTTATTTTTTACAAGTATCTTTCTAATAAGATCGAAATTTATGCTGATGAGATCCTAAAGCCGGATGGAATTGCTTTTAAGGATATTAAAGAGGATACTGAACTTGGGAAGGAGTTTATCGAGGCTATTTCCGAGGCTTCTGTTGAGAAACTGGGTTATTTTTTGAAGCCTTCTGAGCTGTTCAGTGAAGTTGCCAGGCGTGGTTCTTCCAGTTATTCTGCTTCTTCTGGCTCTTCTAATTATTCCAATTCTTCACTGAGTGTTGAGCCGTTTGTTACCGGGCAGAACGCTATGGCAGTTGCAGAGTCATCTTATGGTGATGAGTTTATTCTTGAGGACCTGCAGGGTATTTTGAATAATATTCAGTCTTCGACTATGGGAACTGAGAGTGAGGATGATTTTGAGAATCTTTTTGAGGATATGGATCTCAATAGCAGCAAACTTGGGAAGACTCCGGCTGCCAGGAATGCTTTGATCTCTAAGGTGCTTTCCCATCTTGATAAGATCGATTTCCAGCTTGAGCATACGGAGCTTGATGTTCTGGGTGATGCTTATGAGTATTTGATCGGGCAGTTTGCCAGTGGAGCGGGAAAGAAGGCTGGTGAGTTCTATACTCCTCAGCAGGTCAGTACTATTCTTGCTAAGTTGGTGACTACCGGTAAGAAGAGGTTGAGGTCGGTTTATGATCCTACTTGTGGCTCTGGTTCCCTGCTTTTAAGGGTTGCTCGTGAAGTGGAGGATGTTAGTGCTTTTTATGGTCAGGAGCTTAATCGTACTACTTACAATCTTGCGAGAATGAATATGATCTTGCATAATGTGCATTATCGTAAGTTCGATATTAAGCAGGAGGATACTCTGGAGTATCCACAACATTTAGGGATGCAGTTTGAGGCTATTGTTGCTAATCCGCCTTTTTCTGCCCAGTGGAGTGCTAATCCGCTTTTTAGCAGTGATGAGCGTTTTTCCCAGTATGGCAAACTTGCACCTAAAAGTAAGGCGGATTATGCTTTTGTACAGCACATGATCCACCACTTAGCAGAGAATGGCAGTATGGCCATTGTCCTGCCCCACGGTGTGCTTTTCCGTGGTGCAGCAGAGGGACATATCCGCCAGTTCCTCATCGAAGAGAAGAATTACCTTGATGCTGTTATTGGTCTGCCTGCCAATGTTTTCTATGGAACCAGTATCCCAACCTGTGTTCTGGTCTTTAAGAAGTGCCGTGAGAATCCCGATGATATTCTGTTCATCGATGCAAGTCAGGATTACGAGAAGGTAAAAACTCAAAACCAATTACGCCCATGCGACATTGACAAGATAGTGGACACCTACCGCAACCGCAAGGAAATTGAGAAATACAGCCACGTTGCAAGCCTTGATGAGATCAAAGAGAACGATTACAATCTCAATATTCCAAGATATGTGGACACCTTTGAAGAAGAAGAGCCCATCGACATTGATGCTGTGGCTGCCAGTCTGCTTGAACTCGACGAAAAAATGTCCAAAATCGATGAAAACATCGCCGGTTTCTGTGAAGAATTAGGAATCAGTAAACCATTCTAA
- a CDS encoding PLDc N-terminal domain-containing protein, which translates to MSKIRSEWTIVGLMVFFTILVFTYHIGQLLWGIIAIAILFWVFMLFDCLQRNADDFPHKGDTDKLIWSLVLIFLTFIGAVLYYYLVRIQVREVDQL; encoded by the coding sequence GTGAGCAAAATAAGATCAGAATGGACAATAGTTGGACTTATGGTATTCTTTACCATACTTGTTTTTACATATCACATAGGCCAGCTATTATGGGGGATCATTGCAATAGCTATTCTTTTCTGGGTATTCATGTTATTTGACTGCCTCCAGAGGAATGCAGATGATTTTCCACACAAAGGAGATACTGATAAACTGATCTGGTCGCTTGTCCTAATTTTTCTGACTTTCATAGGTGCGGTGCTGTATTATTATCTTGTAAGGATACAGGTTCGTGAGGTTGATCAATTATGA
- a CDS encoding methylenetetrahydrofolate reductase: MLSTFNDVLNSDRFIVTAEVAPPKGTDISATLEDAELIRGLVDAINITDNQRAVMRMSPIAVGKLLMDAGHEVIVQLTCRDRNRLALQSDILAASALGIENLCVMTGDYTTKGDHVGAKAVYDLDSVQLLSLITKMMGGSDMAGNELAGAPSFTVGAVSNTDVTKRMQMLKLKKKINAGARFIQTQAVYDVESFKDFSDLMGQIGPNVLVLAGIIPLRSAAMAHFMNNNIPGIRVGDELIKRMENAKDPIQEGLEIAAESILELRDLCRGIHLMPIGGHGNTQRLLEMAGLDNR; encoded by the coding sequence ATGCTTTCAACTTTCAACGATGTCCTCAACTCAGACCGCTTCATTGTGACCGCTGAGGTGGCACCTCCAAAGGGTACTGACATTTCGGCTACACTTGAGGATGCAGAACTTATCAGAGGGTTGGTGGATGCCATCAACATCACGGACAATCAGCGTGCGGTAATGCGCATGAGTCCTATCGCTGTCGGCAAACTGCTCATGGATGCAGGGCATGAAGTGATAGTGCAGCTCACCTGTCGTGACCGCAATAGATTGGCATTACAATCTGATATTCTGGCGGCATCGGCTCTGGGTATTGAGAATCTCTGTGTGATGACAGGGGATTATACCACCAAAGGTGACCACGTGGGCGCAAAGGCCGTTTATGATCTGGATTCTGTGCAGCTTCTCTCCCTTATCACTAAGATGATGGGTGGGTCTGATATGGCAGGCAATGAGCTTGCAGGTGCTCCGTCTTTCACTGTTGGTGCAGTTTCCAATACCGATGTGACAAAACGGATGCAGATGCTCAAGCTTAAGAAAAAGATAAATGCCGGTGCCCGGTTCATTCAGACACAGGCGGTCTATGACGTTGAAAGTTTTAAGGATTTCAGTGACCTTATGGGTCAAATAGGTCCGAACGTTCTGGTCCTGGCCGGTATAATTCCTCTCAGGTCTGCCGCAATGGCACATTTTATGAACAATAACATTCCTGGAATACGGGTCGGGGATGAACTTATAAAGCGCATGGAAAATGCAAAGGACCCGATACAGGAAGGGCTTGAGATAGCTGCCGAAAGTATCCTTGAACTTCGGGATCTGTGCAGGGGCATTCATCTTATGCCCATCGGCGGTCATGGCAATACACAAAGGCTTCTTGAGATGGCAGGCCTTGATAACAGATAA
- the thiC gene encoding phosphomethylpyrimidine synthase ThiC, with protein MRPTQVEYAKNGTITPEMEYVAEHESIYVETVMSRVADGSLVIMVRDGCPPVAIGRGAKTKINVNLGTSSASIDPDAELEKVKIAEKYGADTITDLSMGGDISAIRKIVFDNTTLPITTVPVYQAVVECGMKDTSSDDVLSYLKKQVDEGVSSVVVHCVEKQMLEKLKGTGRIMGMVSKGGSFTSVLMLKDGCENPYLENFDEVLSILKKNDVVLSLGNTMRSGCVHDVCDNPQMMEIRTNAKLAKQANEAGVQVIIEGMGGHVQANDIVPHIQAHRALSDFPLFVAGPLPTDVGMGYDHISGAVGASIASGNGADYLCYITPAEHLSLPTPEQVREGLIAFKIAAHIGDSMKYGLDERDKLLADRRANFDWEGQMALALDPDKPKGMCPMTGPCSMCGEYCAIKIMADYLSEGV; from the coding sequence ATGAGACCCACACAGGTAGAATACGCAAAGAACGGTACGATAACCCCGGAAATGGAATATGTGGCCGAACACGAGTCCATTTATGTGGAAACTGTAATGTCAAGGGTTGCAGATGGCAGCCTTGTAATAATGGTTCGTGATGGCTGTCCTCCGGTAGCTATTGGAAGAGGGGCTAAGACGAAGATTAATGTCAATCTCGGAACCTCTTCTGCGAGCATCGATCCCGATGCTGAACTGGAAAAAGTGAAGATCGCGGAAAAATACGGTGCAGATACCATAACGGACCTGTCAATGGGTGGCGATATCTCTGCTATAAGGAAAATTGTCTTTGATAACACCACTTTACCTATCACAACCGTGCCGGTTTATCAGGCGGTCGTTGAGTGTGGGATGAAGGATACCTCCAGCGACGATGTGCTTTCCTATCTTAAGAAACAGGTCGATGAAGGTGTCAGTTCTGTTGTGGTCCATTGTGTGGAAAAGCAGATGCTTGAAAAGCTCAAAGGTACAGGACGTATCATGGGTATGGTCTCAAAGGGCGGTTCCTTCACCAGTGTTCTTATGCTGAAGGACGGTTGTGAGAACCCCTATCTTGAGAATTTCGATGAGGTCCTTTCTATACTAAAGAAGAACGATGTCGTACTCTCCCTTGGAAATACAATGCGTAGTGGCTGTGTCCATGATGTGTGTGATAATCCGCAGATGATGGAGATAAGGACGAACGCAAAACTTGCAAAGCAGGCTAATGAGGCTGGTGTCCAGGTTATCATCGAGGGCATGGGCGGTCATGTGCAGGCGAATGATATCGTTCCACATATTCAGGCACACCGTGCTCTTTCCGATTTCCCTCTCTTTGTGGCAGGGCCATTGCCTACTGATGTTGGTATGGGCTATGATCACATCTCTGGAGCAGTCGGTGCGAGCATTGCAAGTGGCAATGGTGCTGATTATCTTTGTTACATAACTCCGGCAGAACATCTTTCCCTTCCAACACCTGAGCAAGTGCGTGAAGGCCTTATTGCTTTCAAGATCGCGGCACATATAGGTGATTCCATGAAATATGGTCTCGATGAACGGGACAAATTGCTTGCTGACAGGCGTGCCAATTTCGATTGGGAAGGGCAGATGGCACTGGCACTGGACCCTGACAAACCAAAGGGAATGTGTCCCATGACAGGTCCCTGTTCAATGTGTGGGGAATATTGTGCCATCAAGATAATGGCTGATTATTTGTCGGAAGGTGTCTGA
- the cofE gene encoding coenzyme F420-0:L-glutamate ligase, with amino-acid sequence MSELPSIQMLGIRTSLIGVGDDMVKVLCDALEKHGVFLEDRDILVLAESAVATAEGRLVNLSSVVPGKIAEELAGNYCLDPREMELVLCECDEVIGGVPGAALTLTNGTLSPNAGIDGSNAPEGHVVLLPKDAQRSAADIRKGIEEYSACHVGVIIGDSRTQPLRLGCMGVALGTSGMVPVEDARGSHDLFGKPLHITRKAVADNLVSAAQLLMGEADECIPCVLIRGAPVEMCEGSEEMPLFTPEECMYYSNIKRT; translated from the coding sequence GTGTCAGAGCTCCCCTCTATACAGATGCTCGGTATCCGAACTTCTCTCATCGGGGTAGGTGACGATATGGTGAAAGTACTATGTGATGCACTCGAAAAGCATGGGGTATTTCTGGAAGATCGCGATATTCTCGTTCTTGCCGAATCTGCAGTAGCAACTGCAGAAGGTCGTTTGGTGAACTTATCGTCTGTGGTTCCGGGTAAAATTGCAGAAGAACTTGCAGGCAATTATTGTCTTGATCCCAGGGAAATGGAGCTCGTTCTTTGTGAATGTGATGAGGTCATAGGGGGTGTACCGGGAGCTGCTCTTACTCTGACCAATGGCACATTATCTCCTAATGCAGGTATTGACGGTTCCAATGCACCTGAAGGGCATGTTGTACTTTTGCCCAAGGATGCTCAGAGAAGTGCTGCTGACATCAGGAAGGGAATTGAAGAGTACTCTGCATGTCATGTGGGTGTTATCATTGGTGATAGCCGCACCCAGCCTTTGCGGCTTGGGTGTATGGGAGTTGCACTTGGTACTTCAGGTATGGTCCCGGTCGAAGATGCACGGGGCTCGCATGACCTTTTTGGAAAACCTCTACATATAACACGCAAGGCGGTTGCGGATAATCTGGTATCTGCTGCCCAGCTTTTGATGGGCGAGGCAGATGAATGTATTCCATGTGTGCTCATTCGCGGAGCTCCTGTGGAAATGTGTGAAGGGTCTGAGGAGATGCCACTGTTCACACCGGAAGAGTGTATGTATTACAGTAATATAAAAAGGACTTGA
- a CDS encoding thioredoxin family protein yields the protein MSNVVIMDFTATWCGPCQIQKPILEQLEGELGDKVEFKMVDVDQNNALAGKYGVSAVPTLIIEKDGEVVKRYTGVTSADVLRAELNTLI from the coding sequence ATGAGCAATGTAGTAATAATGGATTTTACAGCAACGTGGTGTGGGCCTTGCCAGATACAGAAACCTATCCTTGAACAGCTCGAGGGTGAACTGGGGGACAAGGTAGAGTTCAAGATGGTCGATGTTGACCAGAACAATGCCCTTGCGGGCAAGTATGGGGTCAGTGCAGTACCTACTCTCATCATTGAGAAAGATGGCGAAGTTGTAAAGCGTTATACAGGCGTTACCAGCGCTGACGTCCTTCGTGCAGAGCTGAATACTCTTATCTGA
- a CDS encoding MBL fold metallo-hydrolase has translation MNRFADMGVLAFRQTNSRGTFKPHLAVKFRADDENLCTFSIDSTRLPNKQPQPDAYLVTHAHSDHNGKSAMLSDLSVSTEKTAKALEIRHDRDFKGRTVACGDSIDINGVTVKTYQTGHTAGAVGFYWVNDVGTRILVTGDVKDASALPKCDVLITEANYGDHSDPSCHFEDDLEGFRNVMECGSQVAFGAYAFGKAQRAVELLRGIGYHGTIAMEEKSLLLTRSLVDNAGDIVAIGECDEDEVCIVPPWDFKKLPHSMKKYVLTGRLDYSYPALQVSDHLDANGLAKMVEDIDPELTIVYHPSGERPEKFASYLNSVGREAVSLDQVSNVLSNEFL, from the coding sequence TTGAACAGATTTGCAGACATGGGAGTTCTGGCATTCCGCCAGACAAATTCACGAGGAACGTTCAAACCCCATCTTGCCGTGAAATTTCGGGCAGATGATGAGAACCTTTGCACATTTTCCATCGATTCCACGCGTCTTCCTAATAAACAGCCGCAACCGGATGCTTATCTTGTCACTCATGCTCATTCTGACCATAACGGAAAGTCTGCAATGCTCTCTGACCTCTCAGTTTCTACAGAAAAGACAGCTAAAGCACTTGAGATACGTCATGACCGTGATTTTAAGGGGCGTACTGTAGCATGTGGGGATTCCATCGATATCAATGGTGTTACCGTAAAGACCTATCAGACGGGACATACTGCGGGAGCGGTTGGCTTCTATTGGGTGAACGATGTGGGTACCCGTATCCTTGTCACCGGGGATGTTAAGGATGCTTCTGCACTGCCAAAATGTGACGTACTGATAACTGAAGCGAACTATGGGGATCATTCTGACCCGTCCTGTCATTTTGAGGATGATCTTGAAGGGTTTAGAAATGTCATGGAATGTGGTTCTCAGGTTGCTTTCGGTGCTTATGCTTTCGGGAAGGCGCAACGTGCAGTGGAGCTTTTGCGTGGCATTGGCTATCATGGGACTATCGCAATGGAAGAAAAATCATTGCTTCTGACACGCAGCCTTGTAGATAATGCCGGGGATATAGTGGCCATCGGGGAATGCGATGAAGACGAGGTGTGCATCGTACCGCCTTGGGATTTTAAGAAGTTGCCTCATTCGATGAAAAAATATGTGCTGACAGGAAGGCTGGACTATAGTTATCCTGCTTTGCAGGTAAGTGACCATCTTGACGCTAATGGGCTTGCTAAGATGGTGGAAGATATAGATCCTGAGTTGACAATTGTGTATCATCCTTCAGGAGAAAGGCCGGAAAAGTTCGCTTCATATTTGAATAGTGTAGGTAGAGAGGCTGTATCCCTTGATCAGGTCAGCAATGTACTGAGTAATGAGTTTCTTTGA
- a CDS encoding ribosome biogenesis/translation initiation ATPase RLI: MRIAILNKDRCQPRRCSHECEKYCPRVRTGYETIVFGDDGKAIISEELCVGCGICVNKCPFSAIMIIGLPEALDKPTHRYGQNGFALYGLPTPQVGKVTGILGPNGIGKSTSVQILSGALVPNFGEDIGDWDTVLEHYAGTGMYDYFKNVVDGKIKVSQKPQYVDMIPKAFNGKTRDLLEGTDERGVMDELVEKLDLGHIINRNIGELSGGELQRVAIAACAARDADFYFFDEISPYLDIYQRINSSKLIQDLAKDKAVLVVEHDLAILDMLSDVVQVAYGMPSGYGVITHPKGVRIAINQYLKGYLPEENVRVRPDAITFEVHPPRVATDIATLLDYNAFSKKYGDGFSLRSDSGSLKEGEVIGIVGPNGIGKSTFVKILAGEVEPDEGELESEVSISYKPQYIKVDSFMQVRQFLRSITRRFDTSYYEAEIIKPLQLEPLFDKMLNDLSGGELQRVAIAACLSKDADLYILDEPSAHLDVEQRSLATKAIKRFAENNGKTAMVVDHDIYMIDMLSERLIVFEGEPAVFGIAHPPSSMQKGMNKFLSDLGITFRRDEETIRPRVNKKDSRLDREQKAKGEYYYYKVDE; this comes from the coding sequence ATGCGAATTGCAATATTGAATAAGGATAGGTGCCAGCCAAGGCGATGTAGCCACGAATGTGAGAAATACTGTCCTAGGGTCAGGACAGGATACGAGACTATCGTGTTCGGAGATGATGGTAAGGCCATTATATCTGAGGAACTGTGTGTCGGCTGTGGTATCTGTGTCAACAAATGTCCTTTTAGCGCGATTATGATAATCGGTCTGCCTGAGGCTCTTGATAAGCCAACCCACAGGTACGGCCAGAACGGTTTTGCCCTTTATGGATTACCAACACCTCAGGTAGGTAAGGTAACCGGTATTCTTGGTCCGAACGGTATTGGTAAGAGTACTTCGGTACAGATACTTTCAGGTGCTCTTGTTCCTAACTTCGGGGAAGATATCGGTGACTGGGACACAGTATTGGAACACTATGCCGGTACCGGGATGTATGATTATTTCAAGAATGTTGTCGATGGCAAGATCAAAGTATCCCAGAAACCGCAGTATGTGGATATGATCCCTAAGGCCTTCAACGGCAAGACTCGTGATCTTCTTGAAGGTACCGACGAGCGCGGTGTAATGGATGAACTTGTGGAGAAGCTTGATCTGGGTCACATAATCAACCGAAATATCGGTGAGCTCAGTGGTGGAGAATTGCAGAGGGTAGCCATTGCTGCATGTGCTGCAAGGGATGCAGACTTTTACTTCTTTGATGAGATAAGTCCATATCTGGATATCTACCAGCGCATCAATTCCTCAAAGCTTATACAGGATCTCGCAAAGGACAAGGCCGTTCTTGTAGTTGAGCACGACCTTGCAATTCTGGATATGCTCTCTGATGTTGTTCAGGTAGCATACGGTATGCCAAGCGGGTATGGTGTGATCACACATCCAAAAGGTGTCAGGATCGCTATCAACCAATATCTCAAGGGTTATCTTCCTGAAGAGAACGTCCGTGTCAGGCCGGATGCTATTACCTTTGAAGTACATCCTCCACGCGTTGCAACTGACATTGCTACTCTTCTGGATTACAATGCTTTCTCCAAAAAGTACGGTGATGGCTTCTCACTTAGATCAGATAGCGGTTCTTTAAAAGAAGGTGAAGTGATCGGAATTGTCGGTCCTAATGGTATTGGTAAATCCACTTTTGTAAAGATACTTGCAGGAGAGGTCGAACCTGATGAGGGTGAGCTGGAATCTGAAGTATCCATCTCCTATAAACCTCAGTACATCAAAGTGGATTCGTTCATGCAGGTGCGACAGTTCTTAAGGAGCATCACCCGCAGGTTCGATACCAGCTATTATGAAGCTGAGATAATTAAGCCACTTCAGCTTGAGCCTTTATTTGATAAAATGCTGAACGACCTGAGTGGCGGTGAGTTGCAGAGGGTTGCCATCGCTGCCTGTCTTTCAAAGGATGCTGATCTGTACATTCTCGATGAACCAAGTGCGCATCTTGATGTGGAGCAGCGTTCCCTTGCAACGAAGGCGATAAAGAGATTTGCAGAGAATAACGGTAAGACCGCAATGGTCGTAGACCATGACATCTACATGATCGATATGCTCAGTGAACGCCTGATAGTCTTCGAAGGCGAACCGGCAGTCTTTGGTATAGCACATCCTCCCTCTTCAATGCAGAAAGGAATGAACAAATTCCTCTCAGATCTTGGTATCACTTTCAGAAGGGATGAAGAGACCATAAGACCAAGGGTAAATAAAAAAGATTCGCGTCTTGACAGAGAACAGAAAGCAAAAGGTGAATATTATTACTACAAGGTGGATGAGTGA